Proteins co-encoded in one Paracrocinitomix mangrovi genomic window:
- a CDS encoding DNA-3-methyladenine glycosylase family protein, which translates to MRPYPELIEELKQADPVLAIVHDHMEREFHPTPSIDVYYYLLNSIVSQQLSVKVADVIWHRLLDLFPDRYPHSNELMNTSDEVLRSIGLSRQKIGYLKNVADFSDEYGMDFEMLDDWTDAEIIKYLSQIKGVGKWTVQMILMFPMDRPNVFPVDDLGIQTKMKHFYQLKTDKKELRQQLEKIAENWDPFKTVASKLLWSAQIPKEKR; encoded by the coding sequence ATGCGACCATATCCTGAATTAATTGAAGAATTAAAACAAGCAGATCCTGTATTAGCAATTGTTCATGATCACATGGAGCGGGAGTTTCATCCTACACCAAGTATTGATGTTTATTATTATTTACTCAATTCAATTGTTTCGCAGCAGTTATCAGTTAAAGTTGCTGATGTCATTTGGCATAGATTATTGGATCTTTTTCCGGATAGATATCCCCATTCAAATGAGTTAATGAATACCAGTGATGAGGTGTTGAGATCAATTGGATTATCCAGACAAAAAATTGGCTATTTAAAGAATGTCGCAGATTTTTCAGATGAGTATGGGATGGACTTTGAAATGTTGGATGATTGGACTGATGCAGAAATCATTAAATATCTTTCACAGATTAAGGGTGTTGGTAAATGGACGGTTCAAATGATATTGATGTTTCCAATGGATAGGCCCAATGTTTTTCCGGTAGATGATTTGGGTATTCAAACCAAGATGAAACACTTTTATCAGTTAAAAACAGATAAAAAAGAACTGAGACAACAGTTAGAAAAAATAGCTGAAAATTGGGATCCATTTAAAACCGTGGCATCTAAGTTGTTGTGGTCAGCACAAATTCCTAAGGAAAAACGCTAA
- a CDS encoding rhodanese-like domain-containing protein: MKRTLPIIFLFLTSFGFSQDPQGFDKMLNKELKGTVEQLNPADLNAKIKKQSNIFLLDTRELNEYKVSHIKGAKFVSYNDFNMNLLNGIPKDAYICVYCSVGVRSEHIGEKLNKAGYKHVYNLRGGLFSWANQGFPIVNTKGKITKKVHGFDEEWSKYLNKEKVEVELK; encoded by the coding sequence ATGAAGCGAACTTTACCTATAATATTCCTGTTTTTAACAAGTTTTGGTTTCAGCCAGGATCCTCAAGGATTTGACAAAATGCTAAACAAAGAATTGAAAGGAACGGTTGAGCAATTGAATCCTGCCGATTTAAATGCTAAAATTAAAAAACAATCCAATATATTTCTTTTAGACACGCGTGAATTAAACGAGTACAAAGTAAGTCATATCAAAGGAGCCAAATTTGTTAGTTACAATGACTTTAATATGAATTTATTGAATGGTATACCAAAAGATGCCTATATCTGTGTATACTGCTCAGTGGGTGTGCGAAGCGAGCATATTGGAGAAAAACTTAACAAAGCAGGATACAAGCACGTTTACAATTTAAGAGGCGGTTTGTTTAGCTGGGCAAATCAAGGATTTCCTATTGTGAATACCAAAGGGAAAATCACGAAAAAAGTACATGGATTTGACGAAGAATGGTCAAAATACCTCAATAAAGAAAAAGTTGAAGTTGAGCTAAAATAA
- a CDS encoding ELWxxDGT repeat protein: MKALFTSIILSVLAYSTYSQVELVSDLNTIGDDSQPHSFITVGGNTFFIANDGIHGNELWITDGTAANTYMLKDIASGATSSFISNMTAFTNGKLYFRANDGINGYEVWVSDGTAAGTEIFMDINPGSADSNPDYLMVAGSSMYFAADDGVNGKELWKSDGTISGTNMLLDLKAGAPSSDPKYISYDGSSLVYFSADDGSGIGAELWKTGGTVGSTVLVKDIHPSSSSFPKYMTSVNGLMLFVADNGTNGKELWKTNGTSGGTVLVKDIFSGSSSSNPIWFTSIGNKLIFSAYNSTYGSEIWSSDGTTAGTIMLMDAQAGSASGSPQILTKFGNQCIFYINSSTYGLEAFKTDGTVGGTTILKDINPGTASSNATSFRAIGSEIYFSANNGITGKELWKSDGTSGGTVLVKDLYTGTGDGNPAYFTQCANGNIVFSALNDYGYELWVTDGTESGTSFVLDINTATESAYPYNLHAIGNTLFFVAYNGIIGEELYKTNGTSSTTDLVKDILPGSSSSYPNQFIEFNNKLLFTSNDGTNGKELWISDGTTLGTNMLFDFNPGIGSIFVDEIVIMNGTIYMTIYENTYGHELWKSDGTLAGTEIVKDINSGVANADVQELTVVGNTLYFAANDGMNGQELWKSDGTAIGTTIVQDIYPGATGSNPTNLANFNGTLVFSANEGTDGYELWKSDGTIAGTTQVTELQIGVASSFPINMTVVGNQFFFIADDGNYGEELFVSDGTAAGTIQLADINVGAGGSSINLMTNVGDSLLVFTANDGGTAYGNEIYVSNGTSTGTSLLKDVNPGSSPSEISYIVTAGNHIFFNANDGSNGKELWQSDGTLAGTTIAVDLFPGATSSETAYLYGFGNTVYFTGNDGVHGIELWKYTVQSSSIEENETEDFNFSVYPNPTSGFSSVVSESKIESINVFSLEGRNVLKVNNLYTNKFDLDLSHLNAGVYVVQIQSGSTFLSKQIIVK, from the coding sequence ATGAAAGCACTTTTTACCTCAATCATCTTGTCTGTTTTAGCATATTCAACATATTCACAAGTAGAATTAGTTAGCGACTTAAATACAATTGGTGACGATAGTCAACCTCATTCTTTCATCACGGTTGGTGGTAATACCTTCTTTATCGCTAATGATGGAATTCATGGCAATGAGCTTTGGATTACAGATGGAACAGCCGCCAATACTTACATGCTGAAAGATATTGCCTCAGGAGCTACATCATCCTTTATTTCCAATATGACAGCTTTTACAAACGGCAAGTTGTATTTCAGAGCAAACGACGGCATTAATGGCTATGAGGTATGGGTAAGTGACGGAACAGCAGCAGGAACTGAAATATTTATGGATATCAATCCAGGAAGTGCAGACAGTAACCCAGACTACCTTATGGTAGCTGGTAGTTCAATGTATTTTGCTGCAGACGACGGTGTCAACGGAAAGGAACTTTGGAAATCAGATGGCACAATTTCAGGAACAAATATGTTATTGGATCTTAAGGCCGGGGCACCAAGTTCTGATCCAAAATACATTTCATATGATGGTTCTTCATTAGTCTATTTTTCTGCAGATGACGGATCAGGAATAGGTGCTGAATTATGGAAAACAGGTGGAACTGTCGGCTCTACTGTATTAGTAAAGGACATTCATCCTTCTTCTTCTTCATTTCCTAAGTACATGACTAGTGTTAATGGACTAATGTTGTTTGTTGCTGACAATGGAACAAATGGTAAAGAATTATGGAAAACTAATGGCACAAGTGGAGGAACGGTATTGGTAAAAGATATTTTTTCAGGTTCAAGTAGTTCTAATCCAATTTGGTTTACAAGCATTGGAAATAAGCTCATTTTTAGCGCATATAATTCTACATACGGAAGTGAAATATGGTCAAGTGATGGAACAACAGCCGGTACAATAATGCTTATGGATGCCCAAGCAGGTAGTGCATCCGGATCACCTCAAATACTAACCAAATTTGGGAATCAATGCATTTTTTACATAAACTCATCAACATATGGTTTGGAAGCATTTAAAACTGACGGAACCGTAGGAGGAACAACAATACTAAAAGACATAAATCCGGGTACAGCAAGCTCAAACGCTACAAGCTTTCGGGCAATTGGTTCAGAAATCTATTTTTCTGCAAACAATGGAATAACAGGAAAAGAGCTATGGAAGTCTGATGGCACTTCAGGTGGAACCGTTTTAGTTAAAGATCTTTACACAGGAACTGGAGATGGTAATCCGGCTTATTTTACGCAATGTGCTAATGGAAATATTGTGTTTTCAGCATTGAATGATTACGGTTATGAACTTTGGGTAACCGACGGGACTGAAAGTGGAACTAGCTTTGTACTTGACATCAACACTGCTACAGAATCTGCATATCCTTATAATTTACATGCTATTGGAAACACCTTATTTTTTGTCGCTTATAATGGAATCATTGGAGAAGAATTATACAAAACCAACGGTACTTCATCTACAACTGATCTTGTAAAAGATATTTTACCGGGATCTTCAAGTTCATATCCAAATCAATTTATTGAGTTCAACAATAAGCTTCTATTCACAAGTAATGATGGGACAAATGGAAAAGAACTATGGATTTCTGACGGTACGACATTAGGAACAAATATGTTGTTTGATTTCAATCCGGGTATTGGAAGCATATTTGTAGATGAGATAGTAATCATGAATGGGACAATTTATATGACTATATATGAAAACACATATGGTCATGAACTATGGAAAAGTGATGGAACATTAGCTGGAACGGAAATAGTAAAGGATATTAATTCTGGAGTCGCTAATGCAGATGTCCAAGAATTAACTGTAGTAGGCAATACATTATATTTTGCTGCTAATGACGGTATGAATGGACAGGAATTATGGAAAAGTGACGGAACGGCAATAGGAACAACTATCGTTCAAGATATTTATCCGGGCGCTACAGGTTCCAACCCTACGAACTTGGCCAATTTTAATGGGACACTAGTATTTTCTGCCAATGAAGGAACGGATGGATACGAATTATGGAAAAGTGACGGAACTATTGCAGGCACAACACAAGTTACTGAATTACAAATTGGTGTCGCAAGTTCTTTTCCAATTAACATGACCGTAGTTGGAAATCAATTCTTTTTTATAGCAGATGATGGAAACTATGGAGAGGAGTTATTTGTGAGTGACGGAACTGCGGCAGGTACTATCCAATTGGCAGATATCAATGTTGGAGCAGGAGGATCGTCTATTAACTTAATGACCAATGTAGGAGACTCACTTTTGGTATTTACTGCAAATGATGGAGGAACTGCTTATGGAAACGAAATTTATGTTTCAAATGGTACCTCAACAGGCACAAGTTTGTTGAAAGATGTAAATCCGGGAAGCTCTCCGAGTGAAATTTCATATATAGTTACCGCAGGGAATCATATATTTTTTAATGCCAACGACGGAAGCAATGGTAAAGAACTGTGGCAATCTGATGGGACATTGGCGGGAACAACTATAGCAGTAGATTTGTTTCCAGGCGCAACCAGCAGTGAAACAGCTTATTTGTATGGCTTCGGAAATACAGTTTATTTTACCGGAAATGATGGTGTACATGGAATCGAACTTTGGAAGTATACTGTACAATCAAGTAGTATAGAAGAAAATGAGACTGAAGATTTCAACTTCTCAGTTTATCCAAATCCAACAAGTGGATTTAGCAGTGTTGTTTCTGAAAGTAAAATAGAATCAATAAATGTATTTAGCCTTGAAGGTAGAAATGTTCTTAAGGTGAATAATTTATATACAAACAAATTCGACCTGGACTTATCCCATTTAAATGCAGGAGTATATGTAGTACAAATTCAGTCAGGAAGTACATTCTTATCTAAGCAAATCATAGTTAAGTAG
- a CDS encoding AAA domain-containing protein — protein MDITEHFRQLERALEIEKNEELALYKKLTEKSSFLERIEAGITLYPIEFRELSYNQFGDQLITVLKNPTQEGSAFGVGQLVSIFNNDGESCEGQLIQEREKTLKIRILDDDVRDWIKDGNVGLNALVDTKTYELYLSIVLQIINGLKYPVLSDFYNLRTRDFESIEYQNSKLNNSQIEAVEEMLSDNSVSIIHGPPGTGKTTTLVAGMKAMIHEGKKILLCAPSNAAVDNVCEKLIKENVKVVRVGNAAKATDAAQQADLDFLVQKDQSFKLIKNLQDQANKIREKAFKYKRNFGKEEYEERKRLKNEFRSLRADIKQLQKDITRNILENATVICGTFVGVQGIARSIENFDAVVIDEAGQAIEPSIWSVAHYARKLVIAGDDLQLPPTVKSMEADKLGLSKSVLEIATEINFPKHLLNVQYRMNERIMGFSDFEFYEGLLSAHESVARKVLDYDQFEPVEFIDTAGCSMDETKDEESGAIHNIGEVEIIKAVLKEHKPQQYSLGVITPYRAQLHLIQDELKEITEYSNTVDSFQGQERDIIVISLVRSNEKGEIGFLKDYRRMNVAMTRAKLKLIMIGDSATLGQDEFYGRFLDYVEKVGSYRTAWEFIS, from the coding sequence GTGGATATAACAGAACACTTTAGACAATTAGAACGTGCGCTAGAAATTGAGAAAAATGAGGAGCTGGCACTGTACAAAAAGCTGACCGAAAAATCGAGTTTTTTAGAAAGAATAGAAGCCGGAATCACACTTTATCCAATTGAATTTAGAGAATTGAGCTATAATCAATTTGGAGATCAACTAATTACCGTACTTAAAAATCCTACGCAGGAAGGATCAGCTTTTGGTGTAGGGCAATTGGTATCTATATTTAATAATGACGGTGAATCTTGCGAAGGACAATTGATTCAGGAAAGAGAAAAAACGCTCAAAATCCGCATATTAGATGATGATGTTAGAGATTGGATCAAAGATGGAAATGTAGGATTGAATGCACTTGTAGATACAAAAACCTACGAATTATACTTGTCAATAGTATTACAAATCATCAATGGCTTAAAGTATCCTGTATTAAGTGACTTTTACAATTTAAGAACCCGTGATTTTGAGTCAATTGAATATCAAAATAGCAAACTGAATAATTCTCAAATAGAGGCAGTTGAAGAAATGCTTTCAGACAATTCTGTCAGCATAATTCATGGCCCACCCGGTACTGGAAAGACAACAACTCTAGTGGCTGGAATGAAAGCAATGATTCACGAAGGCAAAAAAATACTGTTATGTGCACCATCTAATGCCGCCGTAGATAATGTTTGTGAAAAGCTGATAAAAGAAAATGTTAAGGTTGTAAGAGTAGGAAATGCAGCAAAAGCTACAGATGCAGCACAACAAGCGGATTTAGATTTCCTCGTTCAAAAAGATCAATCTTTCAAACTGATTAAAAACTTGCAAGATCAAGCCAATAAAATCAGAGAAAAGGCTTTTAAATACAAAAGAAACTTTGGTAAGGAAGAATACGAAGAACGCAAAAGATTAAAGAATGAATTCAGGTCATTGCGGGCAGATATAAAACAGTTGCAAAAAGATATCACACGTAATATTTTGGAAAACGCTACTGTGATTTGTGGGACTTTTGTTGGTGTGCAAGGTATTGCCAGATCGATTGAAAATTTTGATGCTGTTGTAATAGATGAAGCAGGACAAGCTATTGAACCTTCAATTTGGAGTGTAGCGCATTATGCCAGAAAATTGGTAATAGCAGGAGATGATTTACAACTTCCTCCAACAGTTAAGTCTATGGAGGCTGATAAATTGGGATTATCAAAATCCGTATTAGAAATAGCAACTGAAATTAATTTCCCTAAACATTTACTGAACGTTCAATACAGAATGAATGAGCGCATCATGGGATTCTCTGATTTTGAGTTTTATGAAGGCTTACTATCAGCTCATGAGTCGGTAGCCAGAAAAGTATTGGATTATGATCAATTTGAACCCGTTGAGTTTATTGACACAGCAGGATGTTCAATGGATGAAACCAAAGATGAGGAAAGTGGGGCTATCCACAATATTGGAGAGGTAGAAATCATTAAGGCAGTTTTAAAAGAGCACAAACCGCAACAATATTCTTTAGGAGTAATTACCCCTTATCGTGCGCAACTGCATTTGATACAGGATGAACTCAAAGAAATTACAGAATATTCTAACACGGTAGATAGTTTTCAAGGGCAAGAAAGGGACATCATTGTAATTTCTTTAGTTAGATCCAATGAAAAGGGTGAAATAGGCTTTTTAAAAGATTACAGAAGAATGAACGTTGCTATGACGAGGGCCAAATTAAAACTCATTATGATAGGTGATTCGGCTACCTTAGGACAAGATGAGTTTTACGGTAGATTTCTAGACTACGTTGAAAAAGTAGGGTCGTACAGAACTGCTTGGGAGTTCATCAGTTAG
- a CDS encoding DUF2306 domain-containing protein: MENIAYYTFIILHIAAGHLALLAGIIIFIRKKGDQKHKVFGKIYTWSMLTIAFSAFYLSIAKNIPFLFLINVFVLYQLSAGWLSVRKKMKPINILEVILLVVFIVNGTYMITTGNVVLIGFGALSILLAINEIRFFYGVHKQKIAANKWLARHIGLMIGSFIGAVTAFAVVNIRFVEPAWIVWFAPTVIMVPLIQIWTKKYVPNKAKV, translated from the coding sequence ATGGAAAATATAGCGTATTACACTTTTATTATTCTACACATTGCTGCAGGACATTTAGCATTGTTGGCGGGAATTATCATTTTTATTCGAAAAAAGGGAGATCAAAAGCATAAGGTTTTTGGTAAAATTTACACATGGTCAATGTTGACGATTGCATTCTCTGCTTTTTATCTTTCAATTGCCAAGAATATTCCATTTCTGTTTTTAATAAATGTCTTTGTCTTATATCAACTTTCTGCCGGATGGTTATCTGTTCGTAAGAAAATGAAACCAATCAACATTTTAGAAGTCATCTTGCTTGTAGTTTTTATAGTAAATGGAACATACATGATAACTACCGGAAATGTGGTGTTAATAGGTTTTGGTGCATTATCTATTTTGTTGGCAATAAATGAAATTAGATTTTTCTACGGTGTCCACAAGCAAAAAATTGCAGCTAACAAATGGTTAGCCAGACACATTGGCCTTATGATAGGGTCTTTTATAGGAGCAGTAACAGCATTTGCTGTTGTAAATATCAGATTTGTTGAACCTGCTTGGATAGTTTGGTTCGCCCCTACGGTAATTATGGTTCCATTAATTCAAATTTGGACTAAAAAGTATGTACCTAACAAAGCAAAAGTATGA
- a CDS encoding OmpA family protein, with protein sequence MKNILLLFGLFTFGNLFGQNITGNWQGIMTHPKDTGTFFTDNFAFWLNIEQEGDTIIGQSRTEMGNSKNFCVMNFKGAFQNGHMTIIETSWEESYMQDNVYIHWCLKRVSLIYTFEDSTETLRGLWTSTEEGCGPGEIYLHRSIKEFNDRTSSSHDYVTFAEFKRKLRMGESVKGLKVVLSEVVFDFNEAKLLPKSRAILKELKEIMDKYPGLKLDIIGHTGNLGSDRFNLTLSLQRAKTVKDFLVKMGISESRFQYHGFGESRPIATNTTDEGRRKNRRIEFEVFSE encoded by the coding sequence ATGAAAAACATCTTACTCCTATTTGGATTATTCACTTTTGGAAACCTTTTTGGTCAAAATATTACAGGTAACTGGCAAGGTATAATGACTCATCCAAAAGATACCGGAACATTCTTTACAGACAACTTTGCTTTTTGGTTGAACATTGAGCAAGAGGGAGATACAATAATCGGTCAATCAAGAACAGAGATGGGGAATAGTAAGAATTTTTGTGTGATGAATTTTAAAGGAGCTTTTCAAAATGGTCACATGACAATTATTGAAACATCTTGGGAAGAATCCTATATGCAAGACAATGTTTACATCCACTGGTGCTTGAAAAGAGTGAGCCTAATTTATACTTTTGAAGATTCAACAGAAACCTTGCGTGGATTATGGACTTCAACCGAGGAAGGTTGCGGACCGGGAGAAATTTATTTACACAGATCTATTAAGGAATTTAATGACCGTACATCTTCATCTCATGACTATGTCACTTTTGCTGAGTTTAAAAGAAAATTGAGAATGGGCGAATCTGTTAAAGGATTAAAAGTGGTGCTCTCAGAAGTCGTTTTTGATTTTAATGAAGCAAAGTTGTTGCCTAAATCAAGAGCAATCTTAAAAGAATTGAAAGAAATTATGGACAAATATCCCGGTTTAAAATTGGATATTATTGGACATACCGGGAACCTTGGAAGTGACAGGTTCAATTTAACTTTATCACTTCAAAGAGCCAAGACAGTAAAAGACTTTTTGGTAAAGATGGGAATTAGCGAATCTCGCTTTCAATATCACGGATTTGGAGAATCAAGACCAATTGCTACCAACACCACAGATGAAGGGCGTAGAAAAAACAGAAGAATTGAATTTGAAGTTTTTTCCGAGTAA
- a CDS encoding T9SS type A sorting domain-containing protein — protein sequence MKNFILILTCLLGFSTFAHRGEILAIEKVKISETESQISFSYVIENIVEQNIAGVRIEFWQNGVSIDHHDFELIKADQKYTEDVFSFPKDQIDLDNDQLQIEITHIFSKHNDWGGWDGPGFDRQTNTLYSEFYADAPWRMKRTDIAGNDNNLPVHFFLHDADLVIGYTMKIDYIDIKIKNATDNNFGSTLLFDTLSVAAQNQLYSSLSINNAALNMQIFETSALSMTSSHTIDFDGETDFLDDFVSVDATYWYFTFNIPGEVLETYDNIIDVEATISYANTLIPGDDVIRMRVFRSDNDIPTQNGFYRGDTHLHSLFTQNDAEIGLPLNATKEAGKLIGLDWITTTDHTSDFDNYGNGDINTNWGIIQQQASVLNGLDSSLIYIAGQEVAANNAKDELVHMLVYPSYNDPFSLQFLGDGNGDLSATSVSVDNVVNDMATTNAFSYCAHPYATADKLPDIPVNGGIWNLGHNGFEVNGNNFPLTGGEIICNDINSPSDVLSASPNELVKEGIKGSQIWNLRWTLGLNGLSGDELDPFDVTNSGNSMSPVDTAGLNFHMKRFRQGQEIVNYINQLGLSLRNNDPSILNWKMYYSAGSDAHGSFNSSNTDDFGGAGDIHNNAVGKLNTLAYCPNGMGANGTNVLKALYNGNTTISDGPILTIGLSTDGDNSSNEVLMGQDQLIDYYGKDDIFLNINYTTTAEFGDIDYIHLYIGTELGEQKVIIPLTQTSGNNTLSFNLYNLLDSTLSNVAVGEFMYIRSELQTSVNYGAQSNVYLTSYDVFHSFSNPIWINWDVSSGLEDFQAAVSIYPNPFNDQLYISVVGHVIESLEIYNDLGQVVFTANPNTSQEVLKLNSLSHGLYLIKIHTDNGLILTEKLIKH from the coding sequence ATGAAGAATTTTATATTGATACTTACATGTTTACTAGGTTTTAGCACTTTTGCTCATAGAGGTGAAATTTTAGCCATTGAAAAGGTGAAAATTTCTGAAACTGAAAGTCAGATTTCATTTTCTTATGTAATTGAAAATATTGTTGAGCAAAATATTGCAGGGGTTAGAATTGAATTTTGGCAAAACGGGGTATCAATAGATCATCATGATTTTGAATTGATTAAAGCGGATCAAAAGTATACTGAGGATGTTTTTAGTTTTCCAAAAGATCAAATTGATCTTGATAATGATCAACTTCAAATAGAAATCACCCACATTTTTTCTAAACATAATGACTGGGGAGGTTGGGACGGACCGGGATTTGACAGACAAACTAATACACTTTATTCTGAGTTTTATGCAGATGCACCCTGGAGGATGAAAAGGACTGATATTGCTGGTAATGATAATAATCTTCCGGTACACTTTTTTCTTCATGACGCAGATTTGGTGATTGGGTACACCATGAAAATAGATTATATAGACATTAAGATTAAAAATGCAACTGACAATAATTTCGGTTCAACGCTTCTTTTTGACACCTTGTCTGTAGCTGCGCAAAATCAACTTTATAGTAGTTTGTCAATTAACAATGCTGCACTGAACATGCAGATATTTGAAACATCTGCCTTGAGTATGACATCATCTCACACCATTGATTTTGATGGTGAAACTGACTTTTTAGATGATTTTGTATCTGTTGACGCTACTTACTGGTATTTTACTTTTAATATCCCCGGAGAGGTATTAGAAACTTATGACAACATCATAGATGTTGAAGCAACCATCAGTTATGCCAATACTTTAATTCCTGGTGATGACGTGATTAGAATGCGTGTTTTTAGATCTGACAATGACATTCCAACTCAAAATGGATTTTATAGAGGAGATACACATTTACATTCCTTGTTTACTCAAAATGATGCTGAAATTGGATTGCCCTTGAATGCTACAAAAGAAGCCGGTAAATTGATCGGTTTGGATTGGATTACTACAACAGATCATACCTCAGATTTTGATAATTATGGGAATGGAGATATCAATACAAATTGGGGAATTATTCAGCAACAGGCATCAGTATTGAATGGTTTAGACTCTTCATTAATATACATTGCAGGACAGGAAGTGGCGGCTAACAATGCAAAAGATGAGCTTGTGCATATGTTGGTTTATCCAAGTTATAATGACCCTTTTAGTCTTCAGTTTTTAGGTGATGGGAATGGAGATTTATCTGCTACTTCTGTTAGTGTTGACAATGTGGTAAATGATATGGCAACAACCAATGCGTTTTCATATTGTGCACATCCTTATGCCACTGCAGACAAATTACCTGATATTCCTGTTAATGGAGGGATTTGGAATCTGGGACACAATGGTTTTGAAGTTAACGGTAATAATTTTCCATTAACAGGTGGTGAAATTATTTGCAATGACATTAACAGTCCTTCTGATGTTCTTAGTGCTTCTCCAAATGAGTTGGTAAAAGAGGGAATTAAAGGAAGTCAAATTTGGAATCTACGTTGGACACTTGGACTAAATGGATTATCAGGAGATGAACTAGATCCTTTTGACGTGACTAATTCAGGCAATTCAATGTCACCGGTAGATACGGCAGGTCTTAACTTTCATATGAAGCGTTTTAGACAAGGGCAGGAAATTGTAAATTACATTAATCAATTGGGGTTGAGCTTGAGAAACAATGATCCTTCAATATTGAACTGGAAAATGTATTATTCCGCCGGATCTGATGCGCATGGCTCATTCAACTCAAGTAATACAGATGATTTTGGAGGTGCAGGAGATATTCATAATAATGCAGTAGGAAAATTAAATACCCTCGCTTATTGTCCAAATGGGATGGGTGCCAACGGGACAAATGTGCTAAAAGCACTTTACAATGGTAATACAACAATTTCTGACGGACCAATTTTAACTATTGGTTTGAGTACAGATGGTGATAATTCGTCCAATGAAGTTTTGATGGGGCAAGATCAATTAATTGACTATTATGGTAAAGATGACATCTTTTTAAATATCAATTATACCACAACTGCAGAGTTCGGAGACATTGACTACATACATTTATACATTGGAACTGAATTAGGAGAACAAAAAGTAATTATTCCTCTTACTCAAACATCAGGTAATAATACCCTTTCATTTAATCTGTATAATTTATTAGATTCTACTTTATCTAATGTTGCAGTGGGTGAATTCATGTACATAAGAAGTGAATTGCAAACATCAGTGAATTACGGTGCTCAATCAAATGTATATTTAACAAGCTATGATGTATTCCACTCTTTCTCAAATCCTATTTGGATCAATTGGGATGTAAGTTCGGGATTAGAGGATTTTCAAGCGGCCGTTTCTATTTATCCAAACCCTTTTAATGATCAACTTTATATCAGTGTAGTAGGACATGTAATAGAATCGTTGGAAATTTATAATGATTTGGGACAAGTGGTTTTTACCGCTAATCCAAATACATCTCAAGAAGTGCTGAAATTAAATTCACTTTCTCACGGATTGTATTTAATTAAAATTCATACAGATAATGGTTTGATATTGACTGAGAAGTTGATAAAACATTAA